A part of Petrotoga mexicana DSM 14811 genomic DNA contains:
- a CDS encoding PLP-dependent aminotransferase family protein, with protein MENIYANRMKNVPRSFIREILKVIDDPEIISFAGGLPNADLFPVEEIKNAAVYQFDNYGKEILQYSTTEGYPPLREFIANRYKEKKDLNITQDDVLITHGSQQALDLLGKLFLNEDDFIAIEEPGYLGAIQALAVYTKNFKTVKLCQEGLDLEELEDVLEEFSPKLLYTVPNFQNPSGITYTNKNREKIADLLKKHNIYLIEDDPYGELRFEGKDSVSFKKLIPEQTILLGSFSKIVAPGFRLGWVVAPKDILENLVTAKQGADLHSNYVGQRIIYQFVKENDLDKHIMNIKMRYGSQKNAMIDSIKKYFPKDVEYTNPQGGMFLWVTLPNNISALELFDKAIEKKVAFVPGDPFYIDKKNVNTLRLNYSCANEESIEEGIKRLASTIQELVI; from the coding sequence ATGGAAAATATATACGCTAATCGTATGAAAAACGTTCCACGTTCTTTTATAAGAGAGATACTTAAAGTAATTGATGACCCCGAAATAATTTCATTTGCAGGCGGTTTACCAAACGCTGATTTGTTTCCAGTAGAAGAGATAAAAAATGCCGCTGTTTATCAATTTGATAATTATGGTAAAGAGATACTTCAGTACAGTACCACAGAAGGATATCCACCTTTAAGAGAATTCATCGCCAATAGGTACAAGGAAAAGAAAGATTTAAATATTACACAAGATGATGTCTTAATAACTCATGGTTCTCAACAAGCCCTTGACCTACTCGGAAAATTATTTTTGAATGAAGATGATTTCATTGCAATTGAAGAACCTGGATACCTGGGAGCCATACAAGCATTAGCAGTATACACAAAAAACTTTAAAACCGTAAAACTATGCCAAGAAGGTCTTGATTTAGAAGAATTAGAAGATGTTTTAGAAGAATTCTCACCAAAATTACTTTACACCGTCCCAAATTTTCAAAATCCTTCGGGAATTACTTATACAAATAAAAATAGAGAAAAGATAGCTGACTTGTTAAAAAAACACAATATTTACCTTATAGAAGATGACCCATATGGAGAGTTAAGATTTGAAGGGAAAGATAGTGTTTCATTCAAAAAATTGATACCTGAACAAACGATACTTTTAGGATCATTCTCAAAAATTGTTGCCCCAGGATTTAGGCTGGGTTGGGTAGTTGCTCCTAAAGATATATTGGAAAATCTTGTAACCGCTAAGCAAGGGGCTGATCTCCATTCTAATTATGTAGGGCAAAGAATAATATACCAGTTCGTGAAAGAGAACGACCTAGACAAACATATAATGAACATAAAAATGAGGTATGGTTCACAAAAAAATGCAATGATAGATAGTATTAAAAAATATTTCCCCAAAGATGTAGAATATACGAATCCACAAGGAGGAATGTTTCTTTGGGTAACTTTGCCTAACAACATCTCGGCTCTTGAGTTGTTTGACAAAGCTATTGAAAAAAAGGTTGCCTTCGTTCCCGGAGACCCTTTTTACATTGATAAGAAAAATGTAAATACCTTGAGATTAAATTATTCCTGTGCAAATGAAGAAAGTATTGAAGAGGGGATAAAAAGGTTAGCTTCTACAATACAAGAATTAGTCATTTAA
- the cimA gene encoding citramalate synthase: MKEPKLFDTTLRDGTQGENVSLTVEDKLKIAKKLDEYGIDYIEGGWPGSNPKDEEFFKKVQNMSFKNSEIVAFSSTKRYGIKAEDDPNILKLVSSGAKIVTIFAKSWDFHVSQALGISLDDNLKLIEDTITFLKRKGIEVFFDAEHFFDGFNHNQQYALKTLEVAQNSGASIVVLCDTNGGQTPSKIKEAIEVVKERIKIPLGIHAHNDSGLAVANSLTALQEGVEQIQGTVGGLGERCGNADLCIIIPNLKFKYGFRLPKINVEKTTSLYNYVFEVANLTPDNRIPYVGRSAFTHKGGVHVSAILKNPLTYEHISPEWVGNTRRILVSELSGKSNLKSKLEELGFDITQFSEEQFKKLTLKIKEYEHDGYQFEGADASLKLLVLREFFDYAPNFQVENFNILHYNFGKGTGTEAIVKLKINDETVHAVAEGDGPVNALDMALRKALEDFFPSLKNMKLIDYKVRVLDSASGTAAKVRVLIETSDTDKTWTTVGVSTNIIQASWKALLDSVEYGLFVDNLFPVKEN, translated from the coding sequence TTGAAAGAACCTAAATTGTTTGATACCACTTTAAGAGATGGAACCCAAGGTGAGAATGTTTCTTTAACTGTGGAAGATAAATTAAAGATAGCCAAAAAATTAGATGAATACGGAATAGACTACATTGAAGGTGGTTGGCCGGGATCCAATCCTAAAGATGAAGAGTTCTTTAAAAAGGTTCAAAATATGTCATTCAAAAACAGTGAAATAGTTGCATTTAGCTCTACAAAAAGATACGGAATAAAAGCAGAAGATGATCCGAATATTTTAAAATTAGTTTCTTCTGGGGCAAAAATCGTTACTATATTTGCAAAAAGCTGGGACTTCCACGTATCTCAAGCCTTGGGCATTTCTCTTGATGACAACCTGAAGCTCATAGAAGATACGATAACCTTCTTAAAAAGAAAAGGTATAGAAGTCTTTTTTGATGCTGAACACTTTTTTGATGGTTTTAACCATAATCAACAATATGCCCTTAAAACCTTGGAAGTTGCACAAAACTCCGGTGCTTCAATTGTTGTTTTGTGTGACACAAATGGGGGGCAAACCCCTTCAAAGATAAAAGAGGCAATAGAAGTGGTAAAAGAAAGAATAAAAATACCTTTGGGTATTCATGCCCACAACGATTCCGGTCTAGCTGTAGCAAATTCTCTTACAGCCTTACAAGAAGGAGTTGAACAAATACAAGGAACGGTTGGAGGCTTAGGGGAAAGATGTGGTAATGCAGACCTTTGCATTATAATACCTAACTTGAAGTTTAAATACGGATTTAGATTACCGAAAATAAATGTAGAAAAAACAACTTCACTTTATAATTACGTATTTGAAGTTGCTAATTTAACTCCTGACAACAGGATCCCTTACGTGGGAAGAAGCGCATTCACACATAAAGGTGGTGTCCATGTTAGCGCCATTCTTAAAAATCCTCTCACTTACGAACACATATCTCCGGAATGGGTTGGAAACACTAGAAGGATATTAGTTTCTGAGTTATCAGGAAAAAGCAATTTGAAATCAAAGTTGGAAGAATTGGGCTTTGATATTACACAATTTTCTGAAGAACAGTTCAAAAAGTTAACATTGAAGATCAAGGAATATGAGCATGATGGATATCAATTTGAAGGTGCAGATGCTTCTTTGAAACTCTTAGTATTAAGAGAATTTTTTGACTACGCCCCAAATTTTCAAGTGGAGAATTTCAACATTCTTCATTACAATTTTGGTAAAGGCACGGGAACCGAAGCCATTGTCAAATTAAAAATAAATGATGAAACTGTCCATGCTGTTGCTGAAGGCGACGGACCTGTGAATGCGTTAGATATGGCATTGCGAAAGGCTTTAGAAGACTTTTTTCCTTCCCTAAAAAACATGAAATTGATAGATTACAAAGTAAGGGTGCTGGACAGTGCTTCTGGAACCGCTGCAAAGGTGCGGGTCTTAATAGAAACTTCAGACACCGATAAAACTTGGACTACTGTGGGTGTTTCAACTAACATAATTCAAGCCAGTTGGAAAGCATTATTAGACAGTGTGGAATATGGCTTGTTTGTAGATAATTTGTTCCCTGTTAAAGAAAATTAA
- a CDS encoding 3-isopropylmalate dehydrogenase, with the protein MPSIAVLPGDGIGKEVINEGLKILNFMGEKYNLNLKFEEFEVGAERYLKSGELIPDSLLKQLETFDAIYLGAVGDPRVPSGILEHGILLKLRFHFDQYVNLRPIKLLNDRFSPLKKKGVNEINFTVIRENTEGLYAGIGGILKKDTQDEVAIQEMISTRKGVERIIRYAFEYAKNLKGKLTLCDKSNVLTYSHGLWLRVFEELKKEYPEVQTDHYYVDAITMKMVRNPEIFDVIVTCNMFGDIITDLGAELQGGMGLAASGNINPNSVSMFEPVHGSAPDIAGKGIANPIAAILAAAMMLEYFGRKDLAEKIEDGITISIQENLLSQDMGGNLSTSEVGDEIVKILKRG; encoded by the coding sequence ATGCCGTCGATAGCTGTTCTACCAGGGGATGGAATTGGGAAGGAAGTAATCAACGAAGGTCTTAAAATATTAAATTTTATGGGAGAAAAGTATAATTTGAATCTTAAATTTGAAGAGTTCGAGGTTGGAGCCGAACGCTATCTAAAATCTGGAGAATTAATTCCAGATTCTCTACTGAAACAATTAGAAACCTTCGATGCCATATATTTGGGTGCAGTGGGAGATCCAAGAGTACCATCAGGTATATTAGAACATGGGATACTATTAAAATTACGATTTCATTTTGATCAATACGTCAATTTAAGGCCCATAAAACTACTAAACGACAGGTTTTCTCCTTTGAAGAAGAAGGGCGTTAATGAGATCAATTTTACAGTAATAAGAGAAAATACAGAAGGACTTTATGCAGGTATTGGTGGAATTTTAAAAAAAGATACTCAAGACGAAGTAGCGATACAAGAGATGATTTCAACTAGAAAAGGTGTAGAGCGCATCATCCGTTACGCATTCGAGTATGCAAAAAATCTCAAGGGGAAACTAACACTCTGTGATAAAAGTAACGTACTAACTTATTCTCACGGCTTATGGTTAAGGGTGTTTGAAGAGTTAAAGAAAGAATATCCAGAAGTTCAGACTGATCATTATTACGTGGATGCTATAACGATGAAAATGGTACGAAATCCCGAAATTTTTGATGTGATAGTAACCTGCAATATGTTTGGAGACATCATCACAGATTTGGGTGCAGAACTTCAGGGAGGCATGGGGTTAGCTGCCTCAGGAAATATTAATCCTAACAGTGTTTCTATGTTTGAACCCGTTCATGGTTCAGCTCCAGATATTGCTGGTAAAGGTATTGCCAATCCTATAGCTGCTATTTTAGCTGCAGCTATGATGTTAGAATATTTCGGAAGAAAAGATTTAGCTGAAAAGATTGAAGATGGAATTACGATCTCTATCCAAGAAAACTTACTTTCTCAAGACATGGGAGGAAATTTAAGCACCAGTGAAGTAGGAGACGAAATTGTTAAAATCTTAAAAAGAGGGTGA
- the leuD gene encoding 3-isopropylmalate dehydratase small subunit, with product MKFRGRVFKYGDNVDTDVIIPARYLNNPEPEILAQHCMEDIDKDFVKKVKKGDIIVAGRNFGSGSSREHAPLSIKAAGVSCVIAESFARIFYRNAINIGLPILISKEASDNIEDGSEIEVDLDNGIIKDLKNNKEYYSEKYPKFLQEIISSGGLIEKIKKEVAQ from the coding sequence GTGAAATTCAGAGGGAGAGTTTTCAAATACGGTGACAACGTTGATACCGATGTTATTATACCAGCTAGATATCTAAACAACCCTGAACCAGAAATATTGGCACAACATTGTATGGAAGATATAGATAAAGATTTCGTAAAAAAAGTTAAAAAAGGAGACATTATAGTAGCCGGAAGGAACTTTGGTTCTGGAAGCTCTCGTGAGCATGCTCCATTATCGATTAAGGCGGCAGGTGTTTCTTGTGTCATAGCAGAAAGTTTTGCAAGGATTTTTTATAGAAACGCTATCAATATTGGATTACCTATACTTATTTCTAAAGAGGCTTCTGATAATATCGAAGATGGTTCGGAAATAGAGGTAGACTTAGACAATGGAATCATCAAAGATCTAAAAAACAATAAAGAATACTATTCAGAGAAATACCCCAAATTTCTTCAAGAAATAATATCTTCCGGAGGATTGATAGAGAAGATCAAAAAGGAGGTCGCTCAATAG
- the leuC gene encoding 3-isopropylmalate dehydratase large subunit, whose protein sequence is MTIVEKILASHSNKSEVKPGEIVNARVDLVLGNDVTTPVAIKEFRKIGLSKVFDNERVAIVPDHFTPNKDIKSAQNALFIRNFAKEMNILNYFEIGKMGIEHCLIPEKGLALPGEIVVGADSHTCTYGALNCLGTGVGSTDMAAAMATGYLWFRVPESIKIVYKGKLKPWVSGKDLILYTIGDIGVDGALYKSIEFTGETIEDLSMDSRMTMANMAIEAGAKCGLFEYDEKTKEYLKERAVREYTPVSSDPDASYEEVIEYDVSSIEPQVAFPHLPENTKPVNEAKGIKIDQSVIGSCTNGRIEDLRIAAHVLKGHKINPDVRCIIFPGTQDIYMQALKEGLIEIFIDAGAAVSTPTCGPCLGGHMGVLAKGERAISTTNRNFVGRMGHPESEVYLSNPAVAAASAISGYITHPEEVIR, encoded by the coding sequence ATGACTATTGTAGAGAAGATTCTTGCGTCTCATTCAAATAAAAGTGAAGTTAAACCTGGAGAGATTGTTAATGCAAGAGTAGATTTAGTGCTTGGGAACGATGTAACAACTCCTGTTGCCATCAAAGAATTCAGAAAAATAGGATTATCTAAAGTATTTGATAATGAAAGGGTTGCAATAGTTCCGGATCATTTTACCCCAAATAAAGACATAAAATCCGCACAAAATGCTTTATTTATAAGAAATTTTGCAAAAGAGATGAATATTCTTAATTATTTTGAGATAGGTAAGATGGGAATAGAACACTGTCTAATACCTGAAAAAGGACTAGCCTTACCAGGTGAAATCGTTGTAGGAGCAGATTCACATACGTGTACCTATGGGGCACTTAACTGTTTAGGTACAGGTGTTGGAAGCACCGACATGGCTGCCGCAATGGCTACCGGTTACTTATGGTTTCGTGTCCCAGAAAGTATAAAGATTGTATACAAGGGGAAGTTAAAGCCATGGGTCAGTGGGAAGGATCTGATACTTTACACGATAGGAGATATAGGAGTAGACGGAGCCCTGTATAAATCTATTGAGTTTACTGGAGAAACGATCGAAGATCTTTCTATGGATTCGAGAATGACTATGGCAAACATGGCGATAGAAGCAGGGGCAAAATGTGGATTATTTGAATACGATGAAAAAACCAAAGAGTACTTAAAAGAAAGGGCAGTAAGAGAATATACACCGGTAAGTAGCGATCCCGATGCTTCATATGAAGAAGTTATCGAATATGATGTATCAAGTATTGAACCACAGGTGGCTTTCCCACATTTGCCAGAAAACACCAAACCTGTTAATGAAGCAAAGGGAATAAAAATTGATCAATCTGTAATTGGTTCTTGCACTAACGGAAGAATAGAAGATTTAAGAATCGCTGCTCACGTGCTTAAGGGACATAAAATCAACCCTGATGTAAGATGTATTATTTTTCCTGGCACCCAAGATATATACATGCAGGCACTAAAAGAAGGCTTAATTGAAATATTCATCGACGCGGGAGCCGCTGTAAGTACACCAACGTGCGGACCTTGCCTTGGTGGCCATATGGGAGTTTTGGCAAAAGGTGAAAGAGCAATCTCTACAACTAACAGGAATTTTGTTGGAAGGATGGGGCATCCAGAAAGCGAAGTTTATTTATCCAATCCTGCGGTGGCGGCAGCTTCTGCTATTAGTGGATACATTACCCATCCTGAGGAGGTTATAAGGTGA
- a CDS encoding 2-isopropylmalate synthase → MRKIKIFDTTLRDGEQSPGVSLTMEEKLAIAEQLSLLKVDVIEAGFPISSSSDFESVKNIAQKIRDVEIAALARANYKDIDCAWEALQEAEQPRIHVFIATSPIHMKYKLQMNEEQVMERAVEAVKYAAKYTNNIEFSAEDASRSELDFLYKLFEKVIEAGASVINVPDTVGYAIPQEFGEFIKKIKENTRNIEKIELSVHCHNDLGMATANTLIALKEGADQAEVAVNGIGERAGNAALEEVLMALVTRKDYFEDLVVTQDTTKILKLSNMVSQFTGMVIQPNKAIVGKNAFAHESGIHQDGVIKERTTYEIMKAESIGLNSNKLILGKHSGRHALKEFLTSSGYTVDEETFEKLFIKFKDLASKKKNLNPLDVEALINDELYKTEDYFKLKYLSVTTGNTTLPTATIKIARGEDLIEKAACSGDGPIDAIFKAINEIAEEENITLISYKIEGVTEGTDALGETTVKLKIGEDVYVGHSVETDITQASTLAYLNALNKYMTKKLQTAKK, encoded by the coding sequence TTGAGAAAAATAAAAATTTTTGATACTACGTTGAGGGATGGCGAACAATCTCCAGGAGTAAGTTTGACAATGGAGGAGAAGTTGGCAATAGCCGAACAGCTTTCCTTGTTAAAAGTTGATGTAATAGAGGCTGGTTTTCCTATTTCTTCAAGTAGTGATTTTGAAAGTGTGAAAAACATCGCCCAAAAAATCAGAGATGTTGAGATCGCCGCTTTAGCAAGGGCGAACTACAAAGATATCGATTGTGCTTGGGAAGCACTTCAGGAAGCAGAACAACCAAGAATTCATGTGTTCATTGCCACTTCTCCTATTCACATGAAATATAAGCTGCAAATGAATGAAGAGCAAGTTATGGAAAGAGCAGTTGAGGCCGTGAAATATGCAGCAAAGTATACTAATAATATTGAATTTTCAGCAGAAGATGCTTCAAGAAGCGAGTTAGATTTTTTGTACAAACTCTTTGAAAAAGTCATCGAAGCTGGTGCGTCGGTAATTAACGTGCCTGATACTGTGGGATATGCAATTCCTCAAGAATTTGGTGAATTTATTAAGAAGATAAAAGAAAACACAAGGAACATAGAAAAGATTGAATTAAGCGTACATTGCCATAACGATTTAGGGATGGCAACTGCTAACACACTCATTGCTCTGAAAGAGGGTGCCGATCAGGCAGAGGTTGCAGTCAATGGAATAGGAGAAAGGGCAGGTAACGCCGCCTTAGAAGAAGTTTTAATGGCATTAGTTACCAGGAAAGATTATTTTGAAGATTTAGTCGTAACGCAGGATACAACTAAGATTTTGAAATTAAGCAACATGGTTTCACAATTTACTGGAATGGTTATTCAACCTAATAAAGCAATAGTAGGTAAAAATGCCTTTGCACATGAATCTGGTATTCATCAAGATGGTGTTATCAAAGAAAGAACTACTTACGAAATAATGAAAGCAGAAAGTATAGGGTTGAATTCAAATAAACTAATATTAGGGAAACATTCGGGAAGACATGCCTTAAAGGAGTTCTTAACATCATCTGGTTACACCGTGGATGAAGAAACCTTTGAGAAGTTATTCATTAAATTCAAAGATCTAGCCAGTAAAAAAAAGAATTTGAATCCGCTTGATGTTGAAGCATTGATAAACGACGAACTATATAAAACGGAGGATTATTTCAAACTCAAATATTTATCCGTTACTACGGGAAACACTACGCTACCGACAGCGACTATAAAAATAGCAAGAGGCGAAGATTTGATAGAAAAAGCGGCTTGCAGTGGAGACGGACCAATAGATGCCATATTTAAAGCCATAAACGAAATCGCTGAAGAAGAAAATATCACTTTGATTTCGTATAAGATAGAAGGCGTTACAGAGGGAACCGACGCCTTAGGAGAAACAACTGTTAAACTCAAAATTGGAGAAGATGTATACGTTGGACATTCTGTTGAAACAGATATTACCCAAGCAAGTACTTTGGCCTATCTAAATGCGTTGAATAAATATATGACTAAAAAACTCCAAACAGCAAAAAAATAA
- the ilvC gene encoding ketol-acid reductoisomerase has translation MVETFYEKDADLGLLKGKTIAVLGYGSQGHAQAQNLKDSGLKVIIGLKKDSKSKEIAQKDGFEVYETSEAVKKGDIIQVLIPDEVQSEVYKKDIEPNLDEGNALGFSHGFNIHFGQIVPPKNIDVFMVAPKSPGHLVRRMYLEGKGVPGLLAVHQDFSGKAKELGLSYAKGIGCTRAGVIKTTFKEETETDLFGEQAVLCGGTTSLIKAGFETLVEAGYQPEIAYFECLNELKLIVDLLYEGGLKKMRYSISDTAQYGDLAIGPKIIDNRVKETMKEVLANIQNGNFAKDWILENKANRPVFNALTEKDNNSLLEQVGEKLRAMMPWIES, from the coding sequence ATGGTGGAAACATTCTATGAAAAGGATGCAGACTTAGGTTTATTGAAGGGAAAAACTATTGCAGTTTTGGGTTATGGAAGTCAGGGTCATGCTCAGGCACAAAATCTTAAAGATAGCGGATTGAAAGTAATTATAGGTTTGAAGAAAGATAGTAAAAGCAAAGAAATTGCCCAAAAAGATGGTTTTGAAGTATACGAAACATCTGAAGCAGTTAAAAAAGGAGATATTATTCAAGTATTGATCCCTGATGAAGTTCAGAGTGAGGTGTACAAAAAAGACATAGAACCCAACTTAGACGAGGGTAATGCACTTGGGTTTTCTCATGGTTTTAATATCCATTTTGGACAAATTGTACCTCCAAAAAACATTGATGTATTCATGGTTGCTCCTAAAAGTCCTGGTCATTTAGTCAGAAGAATGTATTTAGAAGGCAAAGGGGTTCCAGGATTATTAGCTGTTCACCAAGATTTTTCAGGAAAAGCAAAAGAGTTGGGTTTATCTTACGCCAAAGGAATAGGTTGTACACGAGCAGGTGTCATCAAAACAACTTTCAAAGAGGAAACAGAAACGGATCTATTTGGAGAACAAGCGGTCTTATGTGGTGGAACTACGTCACTCATCAAAGCAGGTTTTGAAACACTCGTTGAAGCGGGGTATCAACCAGAAATAGCCTATTTTGAATGTTTGAATGAACTTAAATTAATCGTTGATCTTTTGTATGAAGGCGGATTAAAAAAGATGAGATACTCCATAAGTGACACTGCACAATATGGAGACCTTGCCATTGGGCCCAAAATTATCGATAATAGGGTTAAAGAAACTATGAAAGAGGTACTTGCAAACATACAGAATGGGAATTTTGCAAAGGACTGGATATTAGAAAACAAAGCCAATAGGCCTGTTTTCAATGCTTTAACTGAAAAAGATAATAATTCTTTGTTAGAACAAGTTGGAGAGAAGTTGAGAGCGATGATGCCTTGGATAGAAAGCTAA
- the ilvN gene encoding acetolactate synthase small subunit, which yields MRHILSVTVNNQPAVLARISGLFSRRNFNILSLNVGETELPEYSRMTIVVEGNTDTLEQVKKQLYKLIDVIKITELNQSNMIERDMAIIKVNCGKNQRSQVIQVVDVFRGKVVDFSLDTITVEITGDENKINAFIEIMKDFGIKEVVRTGIVAIDREMNNNVLTNS from the coding sequence ATGAGACACATCTTATCAGTAACAGTGAATAATCAACCTGCGGTTTTGGCAAGAATATCTGGCCTATTCAGTAGGAGAAATTTTAACATACTGAGTTTAAATGTGGGGGAAACAGAATTACCGGAATATTCTCGGATGACGATAGTTGTCGAAGGAAACACAGATACATTAGAACAAGTAAAAAAACAGCTTTACAAACTTATAGATGTTATAAAGATCACTGAATTGAATCAAAGCAATATGATAGAGAGGGATATGGCGATAATTAAGGTAAATTGTGGAAAAAATCAAAGAAGCCAAGTTATTCAGGTGGTCGACGTTTTTAGGGGTAAGGTTGTCGATTTTTCCCTTGACACAATAACAGTTGAAATTACGGGGGATGAAAATAAAATAAATGCCTTTATCGAAATAATGAAGGATTTTGGCATTAAAGAAGTCGTGAGAACAGGGATTGTAGCCATAGATAGAGAAATGAACAACAACGTTTTGACAAATTCATAA
- the ilvB gene encoding biosynthetic-type acetolactate synthase large subunit codes for MPIHSGARIFVESLLREKVEVVFGYPGGKVIPLYDELYDAPIKHILVRHEQGAAHAADGYARSTGKVGVCIATSGPGATNLVTGLATAYMDSVPVVAFTGQAPTSLIGTDSFQEIDIRGITLPVTKHNYMVTNVKDLAKTIKEAFYIARTGRPGPVLVDLPVDVLKSHADFMYPQSVHLPGYQPTYEGNYMQIKLAAEAINTSQRPVIFAGGGVINSNASEELTNMAIKGRIPVVTSLMGLGAFPEDHELSLKMLGMHGTMYANYAISEADLIIGIGVRFDDRVTGKLETFAPYAKIIHIDIDPAEVNKNVKVDIPIVGNAKNVLDKLIPLIKTIERKEWLEKIKEWKRRFPLNYEYDDNSIKPQYLIEKLDELTDENTVIVTEVGQNQMWAAQYFRFSKPRSFITSGGLGTMGYGLPASMGVQVGNPDKTVINISGDGSFQMNLQELATISSNRLPVKIIILNNGTLGMVRQWQELFFDERYSGTILENPDFVKLAQAYGIKSLRIDQTNDVEMALKEVLNYDGPVLLDVIIPQDENVFPMVPEGASINEMLELKKKKREKEKQGEVA; via the coding sequence ATGCCGATTCATTCCGGGGCAAGAATATTCGTTGAATCTCTTTTGAGGGAAAAGGTTGAGGTCGTATTTGGATATCCAGGAGGGAAGGTTATCCCACTTTATGATGAACTCTACGACGCTCCTATAAAACATATATTAGTACGTCATGAACAAGGCGCTGCGCATGCTGCAGATGGTTATGCAAGGAGTACGGGGAAAGTTGGAGTGTGTATAGCTACTTCTGGGCCTGGAGCTACTAACCTAGTTACCGGACTAGCTACTGCGTACATGGATTCCGTACCAGTTGTAGCTTTTACAGGTCAAGCTCCGACGAGCCTAATAGGTACAGACTCATTCCAAGAAATAGACATAAGAGGAATAACCTTGCCTGTAACCAAGCACAATTACATGGTAACAAATGTAAAGGATTTAGCTAAAACTATAAAAGAAGCTTTTTACATAGCCAGAACTGGTAGACCAGGTCCAGTATTGGTAGATTTACCAGTGGATGTTCTTAAATCTCACGCTGATTTCATGTATCCTCAAAGCGTTCATCTCCCAGGATATCAGCCAACATACGAAGGTAACTACATGCAAATAAAATTGGCTGCCGAGGCGATTAATACATCCCAGAGGCCAGTTATCTTTGCCGGTGGAGGAGTTATAAATTCTAATGCTTCAGAAGAATTGACAAATATGGCAATAAAGGGAAGGATACCAGTAGTTACATCTCTTATGGGTCTTGGGGCTTTTCCAGAAGATCATGAGCTTTCTCTAAAGATGCTAGGAATGCACGGTACAATGTATGCCAACTACGCTATATCTGAAGCAGATTTGATAATAGGAATTGGAGTACGCTTTGATGACAGGGTAACGGGTAAGTTGGAAACGTTTGCTCCATATGCAAAGATCATTCATATAGATATCGATCCAGCTGAAGTAAATAAAAATGTCAAAGTTGATATTCCCATTGTTGGTAACGCAAAAAACGTTTTAGATAAATTAATTCCGTTGATAAAGACGATCGAAAGAAAAGAATGGCTAGAAAAAATAAAAGAATGGAAAAGACGATTTCCGCTTAACTACGAATACGATGATAACAGTATTAAGCCACAATACTTGATTGAAAAATTGGATGAGTTAACCGATGAAAATACTGTAATAGTAACAGAAGTTGGCCAAAATCAAATGTGGGCAGCCCAATACTTTCGTTTTTCGAAACCTAGGTCATTCATAACCTCAGGAGGCCTTGGAACTATGGGATATGGTTTACCAGCCAGTATGGGTGTTCAAGTAGGGAATCCCGATAAAACGGTTATCAACATATCTGGTGACGGAAGTTTTCAAATGAATCTCCAGGAGTTGGCTACAATAAGTTCTAACAGACTCCCCGTGAAAATAATCATTTTAAACAACGGAACCTTAGGGATGGTAAGACAGTGGCAAGAGTTATTTTTTGATGAAAGATATTCCGGCACTATACTTGAAAATCCTGATTTCGTTAAATTGGCTCAGGCTTACGGAATAAAATCGTTAAGAATCGATCAAACAAACGATGTAGAGATGGCTTTGAAAGAGGTTTTAAATTATGATGGCCCAGTTTTACTGGACGTCATTATTCCTCAAGATGAGAACGTATTCCCAATGGTTCCAGAAGGGGCATCGATCAATGAGATGTTGGAACTAAAAAAGAAAAAGAGAGAAAAGGAAAAACAGGGGGAGGTTGCATGA